ACATCAACTCACGAACCGCCCACTGAACAAGTCACCTTTCAGTCACCAATCCGCATCAGGGAAACGTCAACTCCTCTTTCAGGATAAGCATTTGGCCTACAGTCCTGGGGACGAGGGAGCCGCGAGGGGGGAGCCGGACATGGTGGCGGAGAACATCGACGATGTCATCGACGGCCTTGCCGAGATCGTGCGCGAGGCCGTCCGCACCGGAGACCGGATCGGATACTTCGCCGCGCTGTACCGACAGGTGACCGTCGAGGTCCGCAAGACCATCCATGAAGATCTGTTCGACGACGGTCCCCGCATGGATCGCTTCGACACCCACTTCGGCAACCGCTACTTCGAGGCGTACGACGCCTGGCGTCGCGACCGGAGCGGGCCGCGCTGCTGGCGCGAGACGTTCGGACTGCTGGACGACACCGACACCGTCATCGTCCAGCACCTGCTGCTCGGCGTGAACGCGCACATCAACCTCGACCTGGCCGTCGCCGCCGCACGGACCGGCCCGGGCGCGGACATCCACGGGCTGCGGCGCGACTTCCTGCTGATCAACGACATCCTCGCACGCGTGGTGTTGGCCGTGCAGGACTCGGTCGACGCCCTGTCGCCCCTGCTGTCGCTGCTGGACAAGGTCGGCGGCCGCACCGACGAGCAGATCCTTGACTTCAGCATCCGCCAGTCCCGCGAGGAGGCCTGGTACAACGCCGTCCTGCTGGCCGGTCAGAGCGAGCGGGAGCGCGAGGCCACCCTCGAACGCCTCGACGTCCGGGCCGCTGTGCTCGCCAGGCTGATCGCACGGCCGACCGGTATTGTCCGGCCGGCCCTGGAACTGATCCGGCGGACCGAGAGCGGTGACGTGTCGACCGTCATCGCGCATCTGGACAGGGCGATGGAGCGCTCCTCCACCTGATGGTCCGCTGGAGTCCAGCGCCACCAGACGGCAAGGCAAGGCACGGTGGGCCCCCAGATCGTGGCCCGGCGTCAGCGGTTCGCCGACATACGGGTCACCCGGAACCGCCGGGCCGCCTCCCGGTCACTGGCCCCAGCCTCAATCAAGTCAGCTGCCGCGAAACGGACTTGTTCACGCCGATCGCGCTGGTCGGCCGTCAGTCCTCCGCCATCGGGATACCTCACACTTCCGGCAGAGCGCAGCCGACACCAACCGCCACGACCCCACGTAACCCGCACCGTTAAAGATCTCTAGTGCCGCATCAGGCAACGTTCGCCCTGTCCACGACCTCGCGGAGTCGTTCGTCGGCGGCATGCTTGTTCCGCCAGATGATGTAGCGGCGGATCATGCTTCCCTGTTCTTTGTGGCTGGTGTGGTCGGTGCCGTCGAGTGCGAAGTAGCGCAGGGCGGTGAACTGGGCCTCGATCCGGTTGAGCCAGGAGCTGTTGGTCGGGGTGTAGGCGATCTCCACGTTGTTGGCCGCCGCCCACGTCGCGACCCGCTGGCAGCGCTTTGTCGTCAGGTGCGGTGAGTAGTTGTCGCAGATGATCGCCATGCGTATGTCC
Above is a window of Streptomyces sp. NBC_00490 DNA encoding:
- a CDS encoding DUF5995 family protein, with the protein product MVAENIDDVIDGLAEIVREAVRTGDRIGYFAALYRQVTVEVRKTIHEDLFDDGPRMDRFDTHFGNRYFEAYDAWRRDRSGPRCWRETFGLLDDTDTVIVQHLLLGVNAHINLDLAVAAARTGPGADIHGLRRDFLLINDILARVVLAVQDSVDALSPLLSLLDKVGGRTDEQILDFSIRQSREEAWYNAVLLAGQSEREREATLERLDVRAAVLARLIARPTGIVRPALELIRRTESGDVSTVIAHLDRAMERSST